CCGCCCGCAAGACAGGAATAAAGGACTAATTGCTTCCGTGTCGGCACGACGGGGCCACGGACGGGAAGCGGGACATGAGTGCGAGAAACCTAAATTATGGCGGAAATCTGAATTGGTGCTTGATTCATACTCTGCCGCCCCTGTGTAGTTTGGATCACATTTCTAAAACAGGAAGAAGATGCACATGCCTCGTCCATCCATGGAGATCAGTCGTCGCGGCCTGCTGTCCGTAGCCGCCGTTGGTGCGGCCACGGTCGCCGTCGTCCAGGTCTCGCCCGCGTTCGCCGACACTCCCACACCGGTGGCAACCCCAACGAGCACGCCGCCGGCCACGCTGGCCGAGTTGGAAGCGAACGCGCTGGCGCTGACGCCGCCGGCGTTCTTGCTGGAGACGGCAGTGCCGAAGCAGTTCTCCACCTCCGACGGATCGCCCTTGAGCATTGTCTCCGACGTGAACCACTTTGGTGATTCCAGCCTGCGCTGGGACTATAAGTCCCGTTCCACGCTTAGCATCAAGGCGCCCCTGGGGATCGTGCCTCCCTCGGACTCGGAGGGCGGCAACGGGGCGGACATCGGTTACGACGTGAACACGCTGGCGTTTTGGATCTACCAGTCAAAGCCGTCCTCGGGCACACTGCAGATCGAAGCCGGGCGGGGCTCACGCAAGGACGCATGGTGTGAGATGAACCTGAACTTCACCGGGTGGCGGACAGCCTGGATCCGCTACCAGGACATGAACGGCACGGCCCGTTCCGACATGGACCAGCTGCGGTTCACCGCTCCCGCCGGTGCCGGTACCCTCTACTTGGACCAGATCCTGGTCAACCGGCCGGTGCGCTCGAACAACCCGACCCGGGACCGCCAGGTCCCGTTCGTCAACCCCGGGGTCTCCTCGGATGCCAACGAGCACTGGCTTGACCTGCTGTGGTTCTCCGAGCAGGAAGCCAAACCGTTGGCGATGCCGGCACCCACCGCGGCGCAGTTGGCCGACCTCGCCGCGATCAAGACTGCCTATACCGCGGCGGTCCGCCAGAAAGTGACAGTCACCGCGGCGTCCATGGCAGCCCTGGTGGCCGCGACCGACAAGTTGGGCGTCCCGGCGGCCGGGGTCCTCGGCGGCGGCAGGCCGATCGTGGGCTACCAGAACTCGATCTATCCGCCGGCCATCGCGGCGGACATGGGCCGCCTTGCCCCCTTTATCGGGCTGCAGGCCTTCACCACCCAGATGCTCGCCGTGGCCAAGGCCTATGATTCAACTTCGGATCCGGTCTTGAAGGGCCAGGCGGCGGACCTCTTCATGCGCATGCTGGACTACTACACCGACCAGGGCTGGACCGACGGCAGTGTCCAGGGGACCATTCACCACCTGGGCTACCAGAACCGAAACTTCTACAGCTCGGTGTGGCTGATGCAGGGCCTGCTGGCCGATCGCGGCCGGTTAGACGACGTGCGGGCGACCCTGAACTGGCAGGTGGGCCTGGGCCGGCTGCGGCAGGGAACGGACGATGTTGTCCGCTTCTACAACGGCATCATGGACATCATCAACACCACGCTGATGGGCCTGCTGGGCGCCGCGCTGCTCGTGGAGGGTGAGGCGGCTCAGGTGGCGCACCTGCGCCTGCTCAAGACCTGGATCGACAACGCCAGCACCCCTTCGCCCGGGACCGAGGGCGGCTTCAAGCCCGACTTCGCCACGTTCCACCACATGGGCCACTACCCGGCCTACTCCCGGGACGGCATGAACGGCGGCTCGCCGGTCATGGCCATTCTCGCCGGCACCGGCTTCGCCATGTCCCAGGCGGCACACGAACAATGGGTGCAGTCCCTGCTGTCAATGCGCTTCTACTCCACTACCACCGATTGGCCGATCGCGCTGTCCAACAGGCACCCAGTCGGTAACGACGGAATGAGCATCAACGCGTACCAGTCCATGACCCAGGCGGGTAGCCCAGACGGCAAGTACGCGCTTGACCCTGTGATGGGAGCGGCCTGGCTGCGGCTTCTGCCGGCCAAGCTCTACTCTCCGCAGATCGCACTGAAGAACGCGCTGGCAGCCGCTGGAGTGGTGGCGGAGCCGGACCCCACCGGTTGTCAGGTGATGAACCACGCGGCGCTGGTCACCCAGCGGCGGGAGAACTGGCTGGTCTCGGTGCGCGGGCACAACCGCTACCTGTGGAGCACCGAAATGTATGCGGGAGCCAACGAATACGGCCGGTACATGACGTACGGGCACGTGCAGGTCATGAGTGGGAAAGACCCTGTCACCAACCAGGTCACCAACGCTGCATCGGGATTTGTCCAGCCGGGCTGGGACTGGAACAGGTTGCCGGGCACTACGGCGATCCAGTTGCCGTTCAACCTGCTGCTGAGCAAGCTCAATCCCTTGGGTGAGGAGGTGTTGCTGTCGGATCAGCGGATCGGCGGCGGCGGGACGATCGGCGGGCAAAACGGGGCGTTCATGATGAGCCTGCATGAGAACGCCGAATACGACGGATCGTTCCATGCGCGCAAGTCCGTGTTCATGTTCGATGACCGGGTGGTGCTGCTGGGTAGCGGGATTGTCAACAACGACCGCGCGCACAGCACCCAGACCACGTTGTTCCAGTGCCACCTGGCCGACACGTCGGTGCCGACGCAGGACTCGCGGGTTGGCGCGATCGCCACGGTGCCGTACAGCAGTGTGGGGAAGACGTCCGCTCCGGTGTGGTTGGTGGACCCGCAGAACGTGGGCTACTACGTCCCCGGCGGCCAGCAGCTGGAGGTGAGCCGGGCGGTGCAGACGGCCCCGGACCAGGGCGCCACCACCACGGGCACGCTGCCGTACGCGATCGCTGTCCTGGATCACGGGACCAAGCCGCGCAACGCGAGCTACGAGTACGCGTTGGTGGTGGGTGCCACGGCTGATTCCATGACGGCCTTCACCACGGCCATGGGCAACAAGTCCACGGCCCCGTACACGGTGCTCCAGCACGACGACGACGCCCACGTGGTGGCGGACCTGGCCACCGGGATCACCGCCCACGCGGTGTTCGAGGCCTCCAAGCGGATCAAGGGCGGGGTGGTCACGGCCGTGGACACCCCCTCGGTGGTCCTGGTCCAGCCGGTTGGCGCCGAACTGGCCGTCTCGGTCACCGACCCGGACCTGCGCTTCTATGACGGCAAGGACAAGTCCTCACCGACGCAGTCACCGTTCGGTGTGCCGTGGAAGGCCTCCCCAAGCCAGGGCAGCCGCATCACCGTGGAACTGGAAGGCCGCTGGAGCACCAGCGGCGCAGGGGCCAGCGCACGGACCGGCCGCACCACCACCAAGCTCACCGTCGACTGCGCCAACGGCCTCCCCACCGAACTGCGCCTGACCAAGGCGTAAACGGCCACGGCCGACCATTAGCTTAGCGCCCGTCGCCCACTTGGACTGTTCAGCAGCCCAAGTGGGCGAAGGGTGCTTTTCCATGTTGGCCTGCCTCCTTTGTACCTTGAGGTCTGCCTGATGGCAGGGCAGGAATGGGGTACTAGTTACTTGTGTGACAGATTTCGCCCAAATGGGTATAAAAAACGGCTCAAAATGAGGTCCAAACGGGGGCGAGTGACGTCACTTTCCGATTGCCCGTGAATTGGTTCTTGATTCATCATTTACCGCAGATGTGTACTTTGGATCACATTTATATAACAGGAAGAAGATCCACGTGCCTCGTCCATCACCACAAATCAGCCGTCGCAGTCTGCTCACTGTCGCGGCAGCCGGAGCGGCCACTGTCGCCGTCGTCCAGGTATCTCCTGCGTTCGCCGACACCCCCACGCCTGTTGCATCCCCAACGCCCACCGCCGCGCCTCCGACGACGCTGGCGCAGCTGGAGGCGCTGGCGCTGGCGCAGACACCGCCGGTATTCATGCTGGAGACGGCGGTGCCGCAGCAGCTGAGCACGTCCGACGCCTCGCCACTGAGCATCACCAGCACGGTGGCCCACACCGGCGGCTCCAGCCTGCGGTGGGACTACAAATCCCAGTCAACCCTGCTGATCAACACGCCCCTTCAGGTCACCGCGGCGGCTGAGTCGAACGGGGCAACCCTTGCGTTCTGGATCTACCAGTCCAAGGCATCCACGGGAACGCTGAAGATCGAGGGTGGGCGCGGCTCAGGCAGGGACATCTGGTGCGAGATGAACCTGGACTTCACCGGCTGGCGGACGGCGTGGATCCCCTACACGGACATGAACGGGCGGGCACGGCCGGACATGGACCAGCTGCGCTTCACCGCCCCTGCCAGCGCCGGGACGTTGTACCTGGACCTGCTCATGGTCAATACCGTGGTCGGTCCGGGGCAGGCGGCCCCGGACCGGCAGGTGCCCTTCGTTGATCAGGGAGTCCACACCGGCGCCAACGAGCACTGGCTGGACCTGCTGTGGTTCTCCGAGCAAGAGGCCCAGCCGCTGGCAACGCCGGCCCCCACTGCGGCGCAGCTGGCCGACCTCGCGACGGTCACGGCGGCGTACTACTCGACCATCAGCTCCAAGGCAAAGGTGACGGCAGCCACCGTCGCCGGACTGGAGGCGTCCATCGACCAATTGGGCGTGCCAGCGGCAGGGGTCTTGGGGGCCGGCCCGGCGATCATCGGCTACCAGGCCCAGATGTACCCGGCGGCCCTGGCCAACGACATTGCGACGCTCACGCCGAGCATCGGCCTGCGACCCTTCGCGGACCAGATGCTCGTCGTGGCCAAGGCGTATGACGCGGCCACGGACGCGACCCTGAAGAACCAGGTCGGCGCCCTGTACCTGCGGATGCTGGACTACTTCACCGACCAGGGCTGGACTGCGGGCAGCTGCCAGGGCACGATCCACCACCTGGGCTACCAGGCACGCGGCTTCTACAATTCGGTGTTCCTGATGCGCCCCTACCTGGAGACGGCGGGACGGTTTGACGACGTGCGCGCGACCCTGGCCTGGATGGTGGGCCTGGGCCGGCTTCGTCAGGGCAATGAGAACATTGTCCGTTTCTACAACGGCATCATGGACATCCTTAGCACGACGCTGCTGGGCCTGCTGGCCAGTGCCCTGCTTGCGGAGGGGGAGGCGTCCCAGGTCGCGCACCTTGGCCTGCTGAAGACGTGGATCGACAACGCCAGCACCCCCTCACCCGGCACGGAGGGCGGCTTCAAGACGGACAACGCCACGTTCCACCACATGGGGCACTACCCGGCCTACTCTGTGGACGGGCTCTCCGGCGGATCTCCGGTGCTGTCGGCGTTGGCGGGGACCGGATTTGCGGTCTCGCGGGCGACCCATGAGCAGTGGAATGCCACCTTGTTGGCGATGCGCTTCTACGCGAACAAGTCCAACTGGCCGATCGCCCTGTCCAACCGGCACCCCACGGGTGTTGACGGGCTGACGCTCGGCCCGTACCAGGCGATGACCCAGTTGGGCAGCCCCGACGGCAAGTCCGCGCTGGACCCGGTGATCGGTGCGGCGTTCCTGCGCCTGCTGCCGGTCAAGCCCTCCTCCGCCCAGACGGCGTTGGCGAAGTCGCTGGCCGCGGCCGGCGTGGTCGCCGAGCCGGACCCCACCGGCTGCCAGGTGATGAACCACGCGGCCCTGGTCTCGCACCGTCGGGACAATTGGCTGGTCTCGGTGCGCGGGCACAACCGCTACCTGTGGAGCACCGAGATGTACGTGGGCGCCAACGAATACGGCCGGTACATGACGTACGGGCACGTGCAGGTCATGGGCGGGGGGACTCCGGTCAGCAACGCCGGCTCGGGCTTTGTCCAGCCGGGCTGGGACTGGAACCGGATGCCTGGCACCACCGCCATCCAGCTGCCCTTTGAACTGCTGAAAGCAAATCTCGACGCCGAAGGCGGGCAGGAGGTGTTGCTGTCGGATCAGCGGATCGGCGGCGGCGGGACGATCGGCGGGCAAAACGGGGCGTTCATGATGAGCCTGCATGAGAACGCCGAATACGACGGATCGTTCCATGCGCGCAAGTCCGTGTTCATGTTCGATGACCGGGTGGTGCTGCTGGGTAGCGGGATTGTCAACAACGACCGCGCGCACAGCACCCAGACCACCTTGTTCCAGTGCCACCTGGCCGACACGTCGGTGCCGACGCAGGACTCGCGGGTTGGCGCGATCGCCACGGTGCCGTACAGCAGTGTGGGGAAGACGTCCGCTCCGGTGTGGTTGGTGGACCCGCAGAACGTGGGCTACTACGTCCCCGGCGGCCAGCAGCTGGAGGTGAGCCGGGCGGTGCAGACGGCCCCGGACCAGGGCGCCACCACCACGGGCACGCTGCCGTACGCGATCGCTGTCCTGGATCACGGGACCAAGCCGCGCAACGCGAGCTACGAGTACGCGTTGGTGGTGGGTGCCACGGCTGATTCCATGACGGCCTTCACCACGGCCATGGGCAACAAGTCCACGGCCCCGTACACGGTGCTCCAGCACGACGACGACGCCCACGTGGTGGCGGACCTGGCCACCGGGATCACCGCCCACGCGGTGTTCGAGGCCTCCAAGCGGATCAAGGGCGGGGTGGTCACGGCCGTGGACACCCCCTCGGTGGTCCTGGTCCAGCCGGTTGGCGCCGAACTGGCCGTCTCGGTCACCGACCCGGACCTGCGCTTCTATGACGGCAAGGACAAGTCCTCACCGACGCAGTCACCGTTCGAAACGCCGTGGCGCGGATCGCCAAGCCAGGGCAGCCGCATCACCGTGGAACTGGAAGGCCGCTGGAGCACCAGCGGCGCAGGGGCCAGCGCACGGACCGGCCGCACCACCACCAAGCTCACCGTCGACTGCGCCAACGGCATCCCGACCGAGCTGCGCCTGACAAGGGCATAGGCAGGTGACAGCGCCGGGGGCGGCAGTGCCGGCCCCGGCGCAGCGAGTGCCGGCATGCCGCCGGCAGCAGACAGACAAATCAGAAAGTATTGGCCCAGGGTAGACAACATGACAATTTCACGAAGCAGCACCATGCCGTCCCTGCCGCCGGGCAACGGCGGCAGGGCAGCGCCCGCCACGCCCCCGGCACCGCCGCGCAGGGCCCCTGTGGCCGCGCCCATCGCCGATGAAGGCATCCATGGGCTGTCGGTGGTCCGCCACGGCGCCGAAGACATTGCACGGCGCCAGGCGTGGACGGATGCACGGTTTGGGGTGTTTGTCCACTGGGGCGTATCGGCTGCCTTGGGTGGGTTTTGGAACGGGAAGCGTGTTGCGGGACTGGCCGAATGGATCCAGTTCAGGGCCAGGATTCCCCTTGCCGACTACGCAGCCCTGGCGAAGACGTTCGACCCGGTTGACTTCGATGCCCGTGAATGGGTGCGCATGGCCGCCGACGCCGGAGCCAAGTATTTTGTGTACACGGCAAAACACCACGACGGATTCGCCATGTACCATTCACGGGTGTCGGCCTACAACGTCTCGGAGGCCACACCGTTCCGCCGTGACCCGCTGGCTGAAATTGCGCAAGCATGCGCCGACTACGGCATCATGCTCGGGATCTACTACTCCCAAACCATTGATTGGGAAGACCCGGACGCTGTGGGGCAGAGCTGCAACAGTTGGGACTTCGAACCCGACAAGGGGGATTTTCACAGATATTGGCGCCGCAAGGCCGCACCCCAGTTGCGTGAAATTCTCAGCAATTACGGTGATATCGGGCTGCTGTGGTTTGACATGCCCAATGGCATTCCAGCCGAATGTGCACAGGAAGCGTTTGACCTGGTGAGGGAACTGCAGCCCGGCGCCGTCATCAACAGCCGTCTCGGTGGCGGGGCGGACGCCGACTACACCTCCATGGATGACAACTATTTTAACAACTTCCTGCCGCCCAGGGACTGGGAAACGGCCGCAACCACGAATGACAGTTGGGGATTCTCGAAATCGGCTTCCGGCTGGAAGCCAGCGGCCAGCCTCTGTGACACGCTGGCCTACACTGTCAGCCGCGGCGGCAACCTGCTGCTTAACGCCGGCCCCGACGCCACCGGCGCCATCCCCGACAAGGTTAAAGCCCAATTCGCCGGGATCGGCGCCTGGATGCAGCGTGCATTGCCGGGCATCCGGGGCGCAGGGCCGACACCATTTGCAGGAAGTTTTGACTGGGGCCATGCCACCACCGGTGAATCGGCCATCTACCTGCACGTAACCGACCCGGGGAAGCGGGAGCTCTCATTGCGGGGCGTCGCCGCGGAACCGGATGCCGTGCGTGACCTGGGCACCGGAGCGCCCCTGCCTTTCACCCTGGCCGACCCTGACGGGACGGGCGCCGTTCTCACCGTGGCCCTGGCCGACCCAGTTGACGGCCTGCCCCGCACCATCGAATTGGCTTTTGACGGTGCCCCACCCACATCATCGGACATCGTGCAGGTCCCGCACACGGCGCTGCGGCTGGACGTATGGACCGCGAACATTGGCCCCGGGGGTTCGCTGCAATGGAACTTCACGATGGCCACTCCCGGCGAATACCGGGTGGTGCTGTTGAGCAAGGAAACCTTTGGCAACTTCGACCCGCAGTGGTGGGCCGACGGCATGCGCGGGACCTTGGAGACGCAAGGGATTCGGACACCGTTTGTGCTGCACCGCGACGGCGACGAGCCAAATCCCGTCCTGCACTATTGGAAGACGGTTCGCAGCGAGATTGGGCGCCTTCACGTCGCGCGCCCGGGGGACCAGGAGCTGACCATCACCGGGCTGCCGGCGGTTGACTCAAAGTGGGACCGGGACGGGGTCAACCTGACCGCGCTCAGGCTCGAACCGATCGAATCTGCGCCACTGGAATGAGACCGTCCCACCGTGTGCGGCAGCAGCGCGGCGTGCGGGCGTCAGGCAGCGGTGCACACGGTGGGGGGCAGGCGTCATGCGCCGTCCCAGTTGGGGCCGGTGAACGCGCCCAGCGGATCGGAGCCCAGCGGGCTGTGCTGTCCCGCCCCGGCGACCGGCAGCGCGGCACCGTCGAATTCCGGCACACCGTGCTGCGCAAACCAGCCAGCCATCCGCGAACGCATGCCGGGCAGCACCGGGTGTGAGACGGCCTCGAGCATCAAGTTTCGCCGCTCCCCGGGATCGGCGGCCAGGTCGTAGAGCTCGTGGGGCCCGTGCGGGTGGCGGTGGACGTACTTCCAATCGTGGGTGCGGATCATTCTCACCGGCCCGTATTCGTCATAGACCACCACGGCGCCATCGGCCCGCACGGACGGATCGCGGGAACCGGCATCGGCGGCCAGCAGGCCGGCAAAGGACGCGCCGGGGCCGGCCTCGAACGGGGCCGGATCCAGCCCGGCCAGCTCCAGGACGGTGGCGGCGACGTCGTAGGCGGAGAGAAGCTCGGTGCGCACGGTGTCGGCGGCGATGTGACCCGGCCAGTGGAAGATGGCAGGGACCTTCACGGAGGAGTCGTACATGTTTTGCGGGAACGTGCCGTTGCCCTTGCCCCAGACGCCGTGGTGGCCGCAGTTGAAGCCGTTGTCGCTGCTGAAGATCACCAGCGTGTCGCCGGCGATGCCCAGGCGGTCCAGGTGCCCCAGGAGCCCGCCGATGGCTGCGTCCATGGCACTCACGGCGGCGAAATAGCCCACCAGTGCGGCGCGGACGTCCGGTTCGCCGCCGATCGCCACGCCGTCCACGGTGGGCTGCCACGGGTGCGGCTCCTCCTGCGGGCAGCTGGCAAAATCGCAGTCCGCGTAGAGGTCCTCAAATTCCTTGGGGTGCTGGCCCTTCCACGGCTTGTGTGGTGCCGTGTAGTTCACGGCCAGGAAAAACGGCTCCTCACGGACGGCCTCGCGGTCCAGGAACGCGTGCGCATCCGCGGTGATGGCATCGGTGAGGTATTCCGTGACTTCCTCCCGCTCACCGTTGCGGTACATGGTCGAGTGCAGGTACGGGCTGCCGCCGCCCTCAAGGCCGAACCAGTGGACAAAGCCCCGCCGTGCGGCGTCGTTGGCCCCCAGATGCCATTTGCCGGCCAGTCCCAGCCGGTAGCCGTTGTCTGCCAGCACATCAGTGAAGAGGGGTTGCCCGGCCAGGTAGTCGGGGGCCTCGGGGCCAACCTCAGTCCCGGTCAGGTAGTCGTGG
This genomic stretch from Arthrobacter dokdonellae harbors:
- a CDS encoding chondroitinase family polysaccharide lyase: MPRPSMEISRRGLLSVAAVGAATVAVVQVSPAFADTPTPVATPTSTPPATLAELEANALALTPPAFLLETAVPKQFSTSDGSPLSIVSDVNHFGDSSLRWDYKSRSTLSIKAPLGIVPPSDSEGGNGADIGYDVNTLAFWIYQSKPSSGTLQIEAGRGSRKDAWCEMNLNFTGWRTAWIRYQDMNGTARSDMDQLRFTAPAGAGTLYLDQILVNRPVRSNNPTRDRQVPFVNPGVSSDANEHWLDLLWFSEQEAKPLAMPAPTAAQLADLAAIKTAYTAAVRQKVTVTAASMAALVAATDKLGVPAAGVLGGGRPIVGYQNSIYPPAIAADMGRLAPFIGLQAFTTQMLAVAKAYDSTSDPVLKGQAADLFMRMLDYYTDQGWTDGSVQGTIHHLGYQNRNFYSSVWLMQGLLADRGRLDDVRATLNWQVGLGRLRQGTDDVVRFYNGIMDIINTTLMGLLGAALLVEGEAAQVAHLRLLKTWIDNASTPSPGTEGGFKPDFATFHHMGHYPAYSRDGMNGGSPVMAILAGTGFAMSQAAHEQWVQSLLSMRFYSTTTDWPIALSNRHPVGNDGMSINAYQSMTQAGSPDGKYALDPVMGAAWLRLLPAKLYSPQIALKNALAAAGVVAEPDPTGCQVMNHAALVTQRRENWLVSVRGHNRYLWSTEMYAGANEYGRYMTYGHVQVMSGKDPVTNQVTNAASGFVQPGWDWNRLPGTTAIQLPFNLLLSKLNPLGEEVLLSDQRIGGGGTIGGQNGAFMMSLHENAEYDGSFHARKSVFMFDDRVVLLGSGIVNNDRAHSTQTTLFQCHLADTSVPTQDSRVGAIATVPYSSVGKTSAPVWLVDPQNVGYYVPGGQQLEVSRAVQTAPDQGATTTGTLPYAIAVLDHGTKPRNASYEYALVVGATADSMTAFTTAMGNKSTAPYTVLQHDDDAHVVADLATGITAHAVFEASKRIKGGVVTAVDTPSVVLVQPVGAELAVSVTDPDLRFYDGKDKSSPTQSPFGVPWKASPSQGSRITVELEGRWSTSGAGASARTGRTTTKLTVDCANGLPTELRLTKA
- a CDS encoding chondroitinase family polysaccharide lyase, yielding MPRPSPQISRRSLLTVAAAGAATVAVVQVSPAFADTPTPVASPTPTAAPPTTLAQLEALALAQTPPVFMLETAVPQQLSTSDASPLSITSTVAHTGGSSLRWDYKSQSTLLINTPLQVTAAAESNGATLAFWIYQSKASTGTLKIEGGRGSGRDIWCEMNLDFTGWRTAWIPYTDMNGRARPDMDQLRFTAPASAGTLYLDLLMVNTVVGPGQAAPDRQVPFVDQGVHTGANEHWLDLLWFSEQEAQPLATPAPTAAQLADLATVTAAYYSTISSKAKVTAATVAGLEASIDQLGVPAAGVLGAGPAIIGYQAQMYPAALANDIATLTPSIGLRPFADQMLVVAKAYDAATDATLKNQVGALYLRMLDYFTDQGWTAGSCQGTIHHLGYQARGFYNSVFLMRPYLETAGRFDDVRATLAWMVGLGRLRQGNENIVRFYNGIMDILSTTLLGLLASALLAEGEASQVAHLGLLKTWIDNASTPSPGTEGGFKTDNATFHHMGHYPAYSVDGLSGGSPVLSALAGTGFAVSRATHEQWNATLLAMRFYANKSNWPIALSNRHPTGVDGLTLGPYQAMTQLGSPDGKSALDPVIGAAFLRLLPVKPSSAQTALAKSLAAAGVVAEPDPTGCQVMNHAALVSHRRDNWLVSVRGHNRYLWSTEMYVGANEYGRYMTYGHVQVMGGGTPVSNAGSGFVQPGWDWNRMPGTTAIQLPFELLKANLDAEGGQEVLLSDQRIGGGGTIGGQNGAFMMSLHENAEYDGSFHARKSVFMFDDRVVLLGSGIVNNDRAHSTQTTLFQCHLADTSVPTQDSRVGAIATVPYSSVGKTSAPVWLVDPQNVGYYVPGGQQLEVSRAVQTAPDQGATTTGTLPYAIAVLDHGTKPRNASYEYALVVGATADSMTAFTTAMGNKSTAPYTVLQHDDDAHVVADLATGITAHAVFEASKRIKGGVVTAVDTPSVVLVQPVGAELAVSVTDPDLRFYDGKDKSSPTQSPFETPWRGSPSQGSRITVELEGRWSTSGAGASARTGRTTTKLTVDCANGIPTELRLTRA
- a CDS encoding alpha-L-fucosidase is translated as MTISRSSTMPSLPPGNGGRAAPATPPAPPRRAPVAAPIADEGIHGLSVVRHGAEDIARRQAWTDARFGVFVHWGVSAALGGFWNGKRVAGLAEWIQFRARIPLADYAALAKTFDPVDFDAREWVRMAADAGAKYFVYTAKHHDGFAMYHSRVSAYNVSEATPFRRDPLAEIAQACADYGIMLGIYYSQTIDWEDPDAVGQSCNSWDFEPDKGDFHRYWRRKAAPQLREILSNYGDIGLLWFDMPNGIPAECAQEAFDLVRELQPGAVINSRLGGGADADYTSMDDNYFNNFLPPRDWETAATTNDSWGFSKSASGWKPAASLCDTLAYTVSRGGNLLLNAGPDATGAIPDKVKAQFAGIGAWMQRALPGIRGAGPTPFAGSFDWGHATTGESAIYLHVTDPGKRELSLRGVAAEPDAVRDLGTGAPLPFTLADPDGTGAVLTVALADPVDGLPRTIELAFDGAPPTSSDIVQVPHTALRLDVWTANIGPGGSLQWNFTMATPGEYRVVLLSKETFGNFDPQWWADGMRGTLETQGIRTPFVLHRDGDEPNPVLHYWKTVRSEIGRLHVARPGDQELTITGLPAVDSKWDRDGVNLTALRLEPIESAPLE
- a CDS encoding sulfatase-like hydrolase/transferase translates to MVNAAEKRPNIVFILSDDQGPWALGCAGNDEIRTPHLDALAADGTRLENFFCVSPVCSPARASLMTGQIPSRHGVHDYLTGTEVGPEAPDYLAGQPLFTDVLADNGYRLGLAGKWHLGANDAARRGFVHWFGLEGGGSPYLHSTMYRNGEREEVTEYLTDAITADAHAFLDREAVREEPFFLAVNYTAPHKPWKGQHPKEFEDLYADCDFASCPQEEPHPWQPTVDGVAIGGEPDVRAALVGYFAAVSAMDAAIGGLLGHLDRLGIAGDTLVIFSSDNGFNCGHHGVWGKGNGTFPQNMYDSSVKVPAIFHWPGHIAADTVRTELLSAYDVAATVLELAGLDPAPFEAGPGASFAGLLAADAGSRDPSVRADGAVVVYDEYGPVRMIRTHDWKYVHRHPHGPHELYDLAADPGERRNLMLEAVSHPVLPGMRSRMAGWFAQHGVPEFDGAALPVAGAGQHSPLGSDPLGAFTGPNWDGA